From the Oleiphilus messinensis genome, one window contains:
- a CDS encoding L-threonylcarbamoyladenylate synthase codes for MSQFFQIHPENPQLRLVRQAVDIIRGGGVIAYPTDSAYAIGCHIGDKAAVDRIRRIRKLDDKHNFTLMCRDLSEISTYAKVDNTQYRLIKNHTPGSYTFIMKATSEVPRRLIHPKRRQIGLRVPDNAIALALLEELSEPLMSCTLILPGDDLPMTDPYEIREMLEHELDLVIDGGFTGFEPTTVIDLTDDEPVIIREGKGDPEPFRA; via the coding sequence ATGAGCCAGTTCTTTCAGATTCATCCAGAAAATCCTCAGCTTCGGCTGGTTCGGCAGGCCGTGGATATTATCCGTGGTGGTGGGGTGATCGCTTACCCCACTGACTCGGCCTATGCCATTGGTTGTCATATAGGTGACAAAGCCGCGGTAGACCGGATTCGCCGGATTCGTAAGCTTGATGATAAGCATAACTTCACGCTGATGTGCCGCGATCTCTCAGAGATTTCCACGTATGCCAAAGTTGATAATACGCAGTATCGATTGATCAAAAATCATACACCTGGATCTTACACGTTTATCATGAAAGCGACGAGTGAAGTTCCCCGACGCCTGATTCATCCAAAACGTCGTCAGATTGGTTTACGGGTACCGGACAATGCGATTGCGCTTGCTTTATTGGAAGAGCTTTCAGAGCCTTTGATGAGCTGTACTTTGATTTTGCCGGGGGATGATTTGCCGATGACAGATCCCTACGAAATCCGGGAAATGCTGGAGCATGAACTGGATTTGGTCATTGATGGCGGTTTCACCGGTTTTGAACCGACAACAGTGATTGATTTGACCGATGATGAGCCGGTTATTATCCGCGAAGGAAAGGGTGATCCTGAACCATTTCGTGCATGA
- a CDS encoding BolA family protein, with translation MPVQVLEVVNESHMHSVPPNSETHFKVTLVSETFSGMGKVKRHQHIYQILSDELAGGVHALALHTYTPEEWLQAGHAAPDSPNCMGGSKQS, from the coding sequence ATGCCGGTACAAGTGCTTGAGGTGGTAAACGAGAGTCATATGCACAGTGTCCCACCGAATTCCGAGACGCATTTTAAAGTTACCCTGGTCTCAGAGACCTTCTCGGGAATGGGAAAGGTGAAGCGGCACCAACATATTTACCAGATTTTATCGGATGAGTTGGCGGGCGGTGTTCATGCGCTCGCACTCCATACTTACACGCCGGAAGAGTGGCTGCAGGCTGGGCACGCTGCACCGGATTCCCCTAACTGCATGGGGGGGTCGAAACAGTCATGA
- a CDS encoding response regulator transcription factor, whose protein sequence is MKIALLEDELDQAENLGRILREHGHTCEHYVSGESFLYSVTHNSFDLLIMDWELPDIEGIDVVKQIRSQVEWRIPVLFLTQRDQEQDIVAALNAGADDYLVKPPRTGELIARLSALSRRVQQETESQVIRKGPYEIDVKARTVKVDGEPVGMTDKDFELTAFIFENIGRLLSRDYLLERVWGLKGSINTRTVDTHMSRLRRKLKINPENGFRIRTVYQHGYRLETVDQSEKA, encoded by the coding sequence ATGAAAATTGCACTTCTGGAAGATGAACTGGATCAGGCAGAAAACCTGGGACGAATTCTGCGGGAACACGGACACACCTGTGAACACTATGTATCAGGTGAATCTTTTTTGTACTCTGTAACACACAATAGTTTCGATCTATTGATTATGGACTGGGAACTGCCAGACATCGAGGGTATCGATGTGGTTAAACAAATCCGGTCCCAGGTGGAATGGCGTATTCCAGTTCTGTTTCTGACCCAGCGGGATCAGGAACAGGATATCGTAGCAGCTCTGAATGCCGGTGCAGACGACTACCTCGTCAAACCACCGCGAACCGGTGAATTGATCGCCCGACTGAGCGCGTTGTCCCGGCGGGTTCAACAGGAAACAGAAAGTCAGGTGATCAGGAAAGGGCCCTATGAAATTGATGTCAAAGCCCGAACCGTCAAAGTAGATGGCGAACCCGTCGGCATGACTGACAAAGATTTTGAACTGACAGCTTTCATCTTCGAAAACATCGGCAGATTGCTGTCCAGAGATTATTTACTGGAGCGTGTATGGGGACTGAAAGGCTCGATTAACACCCGAACAGTGGACACCCATATGAGCCGGCTGCGACGGAAACTAAAAATCAATCCGGAGAATGGGTTCCGTATCAGGACGGTCTATCAGCACGGATATCGCCTGGAGACTGTCGATCAAAGCGAAAAAGCTTGA
- a CDS encoding FecR domain-containing protein, with translation MKRNEIGSKNRYSTPAFIALWFALVLSLVCSPAFTDEHDGNTAQQFSSESTTDTAVEPTNSESEPETQTSSGSPNNVTTGVSAQKAKPQVRTLPPPRSNLSHGKSRDNTGNWRYALKPEDNVWTVAESFLNQRYSWVDLVRFNQIKDPNQVKTGNTLLIPISWLKVQPAPAKALSVSGEALLKRSQQRTFDPIVKNTLLNVGDTLRTLNGSILVQFADGSVLRVEENTTLIFNRLSQFGKSGMTDTGLRLEKGRVSTRVQPVKENGSRYEITTPSAVAAVRGTEFRLASDGNGSQAEVTEGVVLFTTGNKEITLPAGYGASSDVKSGLQTIVSLPAAPQPANLPTLTNTLPITLTWQPVKDIQQYRYQLFKQNENGDLVESDLITKPDITLTNLVNGQYLVAMRAVGSQGFEGTDYKHTFTVKVRATPVQLVAPANNQQFDYKQPVFSWKMPPTHELARLEIAVDDGFEKTVVQSNYIQDNAQQLDVQLSPGYYYWRVQTLAGSEDIAHSETRRLAIKGKMEATSILSVNYSGNRVKVFWKSIPVAESYEVQLSKSPEFTIIQSQETVTDPNIAIRLDEGERYYIRVRGIANELWEPQYSLPYELTTGF, from the coding sequence GTGAAACGAAACGAAATTGGCTCCAAAAACCGATATTCAACTCCAGCGTTTATCGCCTTGTGGTTTGCGCTGGTTCTCTCACTGGTTTGTTCACCGGCATTCACTGATGAACACGACGGTAACACCGCACAGCAATTCTCCTCGGAATCAACGACAGATACTGCAGTCGAGCCGACAAACTCCGAATCTGAACCCGAGACCCAGACCAGCAGCGGCTCCCCAAACAATGTAACCACCGGTGTCAGTGCCCAAAAGGCAAAACCTCAGGTTCGGACCTTACCCCCACCAAGAAGCAATCTCAGTCACGGAAAATCCCGGGATAATACCGGTAACTGGCGCTATGCCTTGAAACCGGAAGACAATGTCTGGACCGTCGCAGAGTCCTTTCTCAACCAACGCTACTCCTGGGTCGATCTGGTTCGTTTCAATCAGATCAAGGATCCCAATCAAGTCAAAACCGGCAATACTTTGCTCATTCCAATCAGTTGGCTCAAGGTTCAACCCGCACCGGCAAAAGCATTGTCTGTCTCCGGTGAAGCCCTGTTGAAACGCAGCCAACAACGGACATTCGATCCCATCGTTAAAAATACGTTGTTGAACGTGGGAGATACGTTGCGGACTCTGAACGGCTCAATACTGGTTCAGTTTGCTGACGGGTCTGTGTTGAGGGTTGAAGAAAACACCACGCTGATATTTAACCGTTTGTCCCAATTTGGCAAATCAGGCATGACCGACACCGGTCTGCGCCTGGAGAAAGGCCGGGTTTCCACTCGGGTGCAGCCCGTAAAAGAAAATGGCTCCCGCTATGAGATCACAACCCCTTCAGCCGTCGCGGCGGTAAGAGGAACAGAATTCCGATTAGCATCCGATGGCAACGGCAGCCAAGCAGAAGTCACTGAGGGTGTTGTGTTGTTTACAACCGGAAACAAAGAGATCACCCTGCCCGCGGGATATGGTGCCAGCAGCGACGTTAAATCCGGCCTGCAAACCATTGTCTCTCTGCCTGCAGCACCACAACCGGCAAACTTGCCAACGCTGACCAATACGCTGCCAATCACACTCACCTGGCAACCGGTTAAAGACATCCAGCAATACCGTTACCAATTGTTCAAACAAAACGAGAATGGTGACCTCGTTGAGTCCGATTTGATTACCAAACCGGATATCACGCTGACAAATCTGGTAAACGGACAATATCTGGTTGCCATGCGCGCAGTCGGATCACAAGGTTTCGAGGGCACCGACTACAAACACACCTTTACCGTGAAAGTCCGGGCAACCCCCGTTCAACTGGTTGCACCGGCCAATAATCAGCAGTTTGATTATAAACAGCCGGTATTCAGTTGGAAAATGCCCCCGACTCATGAACTCGCGCGTTTGGAAATTGCCGTCGACGATGGGTTTGAGAAAACCGTCGTACAAAGCAACTATATTCAGGATAACGCCCAGCAACTTGATGTTCAGCTCAGCCCGGGATACTACTACTGGCGCGTACAAACACTGGCCGGCAGCGAAGACATCGCCCACAGCGAAACCCGCCGCCTCGCCATTAAAGGCAAAATGGAGGCAACATCCATTCTCAGCGTGAACTACAGTGGCAACCGGGTAAAAGTCTTCTGGAAATCCATCCCGGTAGCAGAAAGTTATGAAGTGCAACTTTCCAAGTCTCCAGAGTTCACCATCATCCAAAGCCAGGAAACCGTCACCGACCCCAACATCGCCATCCGACTCGACGAAGGCGAACGCTACTACATCCGAGTCAGAGGCATCGCGAATGAACTCTGGGAACCGCAATACAGCTTGCCATATGAGCTTACGACGGGGTTTTGA
- a CDS encoding excalibur calcium-binding domain-containing protein, which yields MRIKRSLLLILSVFFITSCEGPDNWNNEEKCFEHKSIESSAVNHLTSFKLPHTELNNCRFPVNLENTREKICHPTFSSLINRNFLQPEWISFTAHYALSDNSTERSDIPNSNTSMSNKDQMPIKSESSNSTVSVLIATPKLLGLEHSYYESVDLPSNKLNMYEDFERNVWTSVSAYIHSCSAEVEDLRVMMRVTYDENAPSIPSQMSVLMYSNDILDRVTVLNIEHKRNSNTSDIGRSVSSLSQAGWVWGDNSAPSSNDIRPVCSLPSEWNFTARNHLTLSSSNNSLSCRSDTVSCGSKTTCGQMANCEEAKNYFEQCGLTSLDGDSDGIPCDNLCI from the coding sequence ATGAGAATCAAAAGAAGTTTATTATTAATATTGTCAGTATTTTTTATTACTAGTTGTGAGGGCCCTGATAATTGGAATAACGAGGAGAAATGCTTCGAACACAAATCTATCGAATCGTCTGCTGTTAACCACCTCACCTCCTTTAAACTGCCACACACAGAATTGAATAACTGCAGATTCCCCGTAAATTTAGAAAACACTCGTGAAAAAATTTGTCATCCGACCTTTTCATCATTAATAAACAGAAATTTTTTGCAGCCCGAATGGATAAGCTTCACAGCACACTATGCTCTTAGCGACAACTCTACAGAACGATCAGATATTCCAAATTCCAATACATCTATGAGTAACAAGGATCAAATGCCTATCAAATCCGAGTCCTCAAACTCGACAGTTTCAGTACTAATCGCGACTCCTAAATTATTGGGGCTTGAACACAGCTATTATGAATCAGTTGATTTACCCTCGAATAAACTCAATATGTACGAAGATTTCGAGAGGAATGTATGGACTTCTGTTTCGGCTTATATCCACTCATGCTCAGCGGAAGTAGAGGACCTGAGGGTAATGATGCGAGTGACCTACGATGAAAATGCTCCAAGCATTCCATCACAAATGTCGGTTCTAATGTATAGCAACGATATTCTCGATCGAGTTACTGTTTTAAATATTGAGCACAAACGTAATTCAAATACTTCAGATATCGGTCGTTCGGTATCTTCTTTGTCGCAAGCAGGATGGGTGTGGGGAGATAATTCTGCCCCGTCATCAAATGACATACGACCGGTATGCTCATTGCCCAGTGAATGGAATTTCACAGCAAGGAATCACCTCACCCTATCCAGCTCAAATAACAGCCTTTCTTGTAGATCAGATACTGTAAGTTGCGGATCTAAAACAACTTGCGGCCAGATGGCAAATTGTGAGGAGGCAAAAAACTATTTCGAGCAGTGTGGTCTAACAAGTCTAGATGGTGACAGCGACGGAATTCCCTGTGATAACCTCTGTATATGA
- a CDS encoding antibiotic biosynthesis monooxygenase family protein produces the protein MYAVIFTAKIKALDSQYSETAQKMRDLAFSKYGCNAFNACTEGDTEIAVSYWQSLEDIQAWKRDIQHIEAQTLGKRQWYSWYKVDIAKIERSYESSNNR, from the coding sequence ATGTACGCAGTCATCTTCACCGCAAAAATCAAAGCGCTTGATTCGCAGTACTCCGAGACCGCTCAGAAAATGCGAGATTTAGCGTTTTCCAAATACGGATGCAACGCTTTCAATGCCTGCACAGAGGGCGACACGGAAATAGCAGTATCATACTGGCAAAGCCTTGAGGATATTCAAGCCTGGAAAAGGGATATCCAACACATAGAAGCGCAAACTCTTGGCAAACGACAATGGTACAGTTGGTACAAGGTTGATATTGCCAAAATTGAGCGTAGTTACGAATCCTCAAATAATAGGTAA